Sequence from the Fulvivirga ligni genome:
TAGAACCGCTAAAGGTGAAAAAATACAGGTGATCATTAACAATAAAGTGATTAATCATCAGCCCAAGAAAATAGTTAAAGTTCAAGGTGGTGGAGGTCTGCTTGATGTTAAAATTAAGGTTTATAAACCTAATAAAACCATCACTTTCAGAGACCATTTAGATATAACTCCAGGGTTTAAAAGCGACTTTACCGTGGTTAAGCTAGGATCGAAGAATGCAGCTATTGAGAAGACAGGTATTACTAGAATGTATAATAACCACTATCGTAGACCGGAGAGCATTTACAATAGAAGATATTATTCTATAGTAAGTGAAAGTGATATGAATACGCTGATGAACAGAATGAATCGTGCTTATACAGATCAGTCTAGGCTGTTAGTAGCAAGAAACGGTATTGGTGATAAGAAGATAACTACTTATGATGTGAATGAGATATTGGCA
This genomic interval carries:
- a CDS encoding DUF4476 domain-containing protein translates to MKKATLLLIFAVLAMSSSMAAEKAAATFRTAKGEKIQVIINNKVINHQPKKIVKVQGGGGLLDVKIKVYKPNKTITFRDHLDITPGFKSDFTVVKLGSKNAAIEKTGITRMYNNHYRRPESIYNRRYYSIVSESDMNTLMNRMNRAYTDQSRLLVARNGIGDKKITTYDVNEILASLEYEDSKLKFAKWAYKRTLDQKQYEDIYGAFQYRTSIMELDRFIYG